One window of Athalia rosae chromosome 2, iyAthRosa1.1, whole genome shotgun sequence genomic DNA carries:
- the LOC105691419 gene encoding UDP-glucose 4-epimerase-like isoform X1 — translation MSGKGQTILVTGGAGYIGALTVLELLNVDFEVVVIDNLSNAYQASSQQKPECLLRVEELTKKHVAFHSVDITNKEELNSVFQKYKFDNVIHFAALKAVGESVAKPLDYYKVNVTGTILLLEVMREHGVYRMIYSSSATVYGLPDKLPLTEESRTGNCTNPYGKSKYMVEQILQDLCFSNKAWSITSLRYFNPVGAHASGNIGEDPNGVPNNLMPYIAQVAVGKREKLSVYGKDYDTPDGTGVRDYIHVTDLAVGHLQAIFHQKPSGFQIYNLGTGRGYSVLEVIEAFKAASGKDIPYEIVDRRPGDIATSYADASRANKELAWHASRNIDDMCKDTWRWQQKNPDGYKNSSSVICPGACSLDSKKRAV, via the exons atgTCGGGCAAAGGGCAGACAATACTGGTGACAGGTGGTGCTGGGTACATTGGTGCTTTGACCGTCTTGGAGCTTCTTAATGTCGACTTCGAGGTGGTGGTTATTGACAATCTTTCTAATGCTTACCAAG CATCCAGCCAACAAAAACCGGAATGTCTACTAAGGGTAgaagaattgacaaaaaaacatGTAGCATTTCATTCAGTCGATATAACAAACAAAGAGGAATTGAATAGTGTATTCCAAAAG TACAAATTTGACAATGTCATCCACTTTGCGGCACTAAAAGCTGTAGGGGAATCAGTCGCAAAACCACTGGATTATTACAAGGTCAATGTCACTGGTACAATACTACTCCTGGAAGTAATGCGCGAACATGGTGTCTATCGCATGATTTATTCAAGCAGCGCAACTGTGTACGGCCTACCAGACAAGCTCCCATTAACTGAGGAGTCCAGAACTGGAAATTGTACCAACCCGTACGGAAAATCCAAGTATATGGTTGAACAAATATTACAAGATCTTTGTTTTTCCAATAAG GCCTGGTCTATCACCTCTTTGAGATATTTTAATCCTGTTGGAGCTCATGCCTCAGGAAATATTGGGGAAGACCCAAACGGAGTGCCAAATAACCTGATGCCTTACATTGCCCAAGTAGCAgttggaaagagagagaaactcTCAGTTTATGGCAAGGATTACGACACCCCTGATGGAACTG GAGTTCGTGATTACATCCACGTCACTGACTTAGCAGTTGGCCATTTGCAGGCAATATTCCATCAGAAACCCTCAGggtttcaaatttataatcTGGGTACTGGCAGAGGTTATTCAGTGTTGGAGGTGATAGAAGCATTTAAGGCAGCTTCTGGTAAAGACATACCCTACGAAATTGTAGATCGGCGGCCCGGTGATATTGCTACCAGTTATGCTGATGCCAGTCGCGCCAATAAGGAATTAGCATGGCATGCGTCACGGAACATCGATGACATGT GTAAGGATACGTGGAGATGGCAGCAGAAAAATCCTGACGGCTATAAGAATTCGTCTTCAGTGATTTGTCCAGGTGCCTGCTCGCTGGATAGCAAGAAACGAGCAGTTTAA
- the LOC105691419 gene encoding UDP-glucose 4-epimerase-like isoform X2 gives MLASRELRKNNLPHASSQQKPECLLRVEELTKKHVAFHSVDITNKEELNSVFQKYKFDNVIHFAALKAVGESVAKPLDYYKVNVTGTILLLEVMREHGVYRMIYSSSATVYGLPDKLPLTEESRTGNCTNPYGKSKYMVEQILQDLCFSNKAWSITSLRYFNPVGAHASGNIGEDPNGVPNNLMPYIAQVAVGKREKLSVYGKDYDTPDGTGVRDYIHVTDLAVGHLQAIFHQKPSGFQIYNLGTGRGYSVLEVIEAFKAASGKDIPYEIVDRRPGDIATSYADASRANKELAWHASRNIDDMCKDTWRWQQKNPDGYKNSSSVICPGACSLDSKKRAV, from the exons ATGTTGGCAAGCCGTGagctgagaaaaaataatttacctcACG CATCCAGCCAACAAAAACCGGAATGTCTACTAAGGGTAgaagaattgacaaaaaaacatGTAGCATTTCATTCAGTCGATATAACAAACAAAGAGGAATTGAATAGTGTATTCCAAAAG TACAAATTTGACAATGTCATCCACTTTGCGGCACTAAAAGCTGTAGGGGAATCAGTCGCAAAACCACTGGATTATTACAAGGTCAATGTCACTGGTACAATACTACTCCTGGAAGTAATGCGCGAACATGGTGTCTATCGCATGATTTATTCAAGCAGCGCAACTGTGTACGGCCTACCAGACAAGCTCCCATTAACTGAGGAGTCCAGAACTGGAAATTGTACCAACCCGTACGGAAAATCCAAGTATATGGTTGAACAAATATTACAAGATCTTTGTTTTTCCAATAAG GCCTGGTCTATCACCTCTTTGAGATATTTTAATCCTGTTGGAGCTCATGCCTCAGGAAATATTGGGGAAGACCCAAACGGAGTGCCAAATAACCTGATGCCTTACATTGCCCAAGTAGCAgttggaaagagagagaaactcTCAGTTTATGGCAAGGATTACGACACCCCTGATGGAACTG GAGTTCGTGATTACATCCACGTCACTGACTTAGCAGTTGGCCATTTGCAGGCAATATTCCATCAGAAACCCTCAGggtttcaaatttataatcTGGGTACTGGCAGAGGTTATTCAGTGTTGGAGGTGATAGAAGCATTTAAGGCAGCTTCTGGTAAAGACATACCCTACGAAATTGTAGATCGGCGGCCCGGTGATATTGCTACCAGTTATGCTGATGCCAGTCGCGCCAATAAGGAATTAGCATGGCATGCGTCACGGAACATCGATGACATGT GTAAGGATACGTGGAGATGGCAGCAGAAAAATCCTGACGGCTATAAGAATTCGTCTTCAGTGATTTGTCCAGGTGCCTGCTCGCTGGATAGCAAGAAACGAGCAGTTTAA
- the LOC125499823 gene encoding uncharacterized protein LOC125499823: MQSESSWAANNRRKYDAYSLRGRKGLHYPPQPAFVRAPRRGPVPGPIRNPINSYRTAPATSSRANILKKTISCPNNAKKKCNITPQIPKLIASKKSLSMVDLSPVAAKSDVANLSRSESAASLQGRSRKANGNLETAAVPSSDVALWTRGLFPESEASMVPGVKSRAASLVCRALVVNAWRRRREENFQLNETIRQFTQQVQHLHIQIVVLRRLLDTENGRVGRLMAEMQQTKLRLEDVARERDHLKSEKEKALQDVSQLRDAVEKKTVSAENLRNELLSVQTHLAALDGQVSKDREKLLKLREDKKMLLEKVMISETLASERLAMKETAESEIEDLRGRLSSQIALLCTTNEQQSKIVDIN, encoded by the exons ATGCAAAGCGAATCGTCATGGGCAGCTAACAACCGGCGAAAGTATGACGCGTACTCCCTCAGAGGTCGCAAAGGTCTTCACTATCCCCCGCAACCGGCATTTGTAAGAGCCCCACGACGGGGACCCGTTCCAGGACCGATCAGAAACCCTATTAATTCATACCGAACTGCCCCCGCCACCTCTTCCCGGGCTAACATTCTCAAGAAAACCATAAGCTGTCCTAacaacgccaaaaaaaaatgcaatatcACGCCTCAAATCCCAAAGCTCATCGCGTCTAAGAAGAGCTTATCGATGGTCGACCTATCACCTGTAGCCGCGAAATCGGATGTTGCGAACCTCAG CAGGTCCGAAAGTGCCGCATCCCTGCAAGGACGGTCGCGGAAGGCGAATGGGAATTTGGAAACAGCAGCAGTTCCGAGTAGCGATGTGGCCTTGTGGACCAGAGGTTTGTTTCCGGAGAGTGAGGCATCAATGGTACCAGGCGTCAAGTCGAGAGCAGCAAGTCTTGTTTGTCGAGCCTTGGTAGTGAACGCTTGGCGACGAAGGCGTGAAGAGAATTTCCAGCTAAATGAGACTATTCGACAGTTCACTCAACAAGTGCAACACCTTCATATTCAGATTGTCGTATTAAGACGACTTCTGGACACAGAGAATGGTCGTGTCGGCAGACTTATGGCTGAAATGCAGCAGACAAAACTTCGGTTGGAGGACGTTGCTCGCGAAAGGGACCATCTGAAAtcg gagaaggaaaaagctTTGCAAGATGTGAGCCAACTCCGGGAtgcagtagaaaaaaaaactgtatcgGCCGAAAACTTGCggaatgaattattatccGTACAAACCCATTTGGCAGCTCTTGACGGACAGGTATCGAAAGATAGAGAAAAGCTGCTTAAACTGAGGGAGGACAAGAAGATGTTGCTGGAAAAG GTGATGATTAGTGAAACTCTGGCGTCCGAGCGCCTAGCGATGAAGGAAACTGCAGAATCTGAGATTGAAGATCTGCGGGGTCGGTTGAGTTCCCAAATTGCATTACTCTGCACTACCAATGAGCAACAGTCGAAAATTGTGGA tatcaattaa